DNA sequence from the Larus michahellis chromosome Z, bLarMic1.1, whole genome shotgun sequence genome:
CACCCTGATGCAGGAAAGGTAACTCCAAACTCAAAAAAAGAAGTaactatataaatacacataataTATAGAATAAAAGGGGTAAGTAAGTCCTTTGCTTTTTGTTGATCACTTCCTCTTTTTGAGGCTTGAAAATTCTTTTTAAGCCTTTTCTGCAATGTAGGAACCTGTCTGAAATGAATGCGGGGATAGTTGGGAACTCCAGAGAATTCTTCGAGTGGGTTTCATTGACTTAACTGCAGCACCTGCAGCAAGGCCACTGCCTGCTCACTGCCAGGAAAGTATCTGCGACTTCAGTGGCAGCTTTAACACATGCTTTCTGGGAAAACACATCCTGTTTGAGACTcttgcaaagtaatttttaattgtAAGCACCACTGTCTAGAAGTTCCCCTGTTTAACCATGACCTGCCAGCACCAGCCCAGGTGTACCGAGTGCCCAAGAACCAGGGTCCACCACCAGAACAAGCCACAGAGCCAGGGTGTGGCTGCGCAGCAGCTGTGTCCACTGCAGACCTGGGCTGGGCTTCGTGGATCCGTAGAAAGCAGACAAAGAAACTATTCCAACTTGACTGGTAACTTAGTTTTCCTAAGGCAGCCTTGGTCAGGTAGGGGTTGATGCTAagaggaggggggcagcccctCTAGCCCCACTCCAAGTTAGCTGAACTGCTGCCAGGGCAGAAATACCCTGACATGATCAGCTTGGTGTGAGCGACCGTGGTTTGAGTTCTTCTATATAGTGGGAGATGAGGGCTAAGCGGCAAGGCTCTCACCCCAAGAGGAGCGAGCCAGCACGCTCCCACAGAGTCTCAGAAGCATTCGTCCGTGGGAGGAAGGGCATCTTACGATCTTGTCCTGCCACAGACAGGAGCAACCAGCAAGTTCACAAGTGACACTGACACCTGGTGACTGATCCCACTGGCTCTCCAGATTTATTTCATCTTGTATTCAGAGCTCAAGGCATCCTACATACGTGATGGCCTCAGTCTATTGCGTGTGTACAGCTCTCACGGTTGGCTGATTTTAAATAACGTTTCTAATTCTCTGATGACAGCTATACTACTTAGTTGGCACAGTCCCTGCAGCAGAGTGACTGCTCTGGGAGGAGCGGTGGTGAGGTGTTAGCTCCCGtctggctgggctgcagcatgCTGCGGGTGTCAGGGGAGGCATTTCACAGCTGTGAATGACTTGtaactgaaaagcaaaggaaaggctGCAAAATGGCTTAATCCAACAGCCACACTACCGGTTCTTCATGGTCACTTGCTAGTTGTTAGCTAAAACGACATAAGAGCAACATTACCATTGCAGCGATATTTCAGGTTGGACCAAATAATGTTTtcctgagagaagcagaaaactCCAAGCCGTCCTCCTCGCATCGTGGTGTCGATAGTTACACCGGAGTCTGCCACTAGGTCAGAGCCTTCATAAAATCTTGCCCttaatgaaagcaaacagaagcTCTGTTAGGTCTTTTCTGGGACTGCAACACTCGTAAAAGTAATTTCATTATCCATGGTGGCTCTAGCCTTGGACATGCTACCCTCCCACCGAGCCCAGGGGAGAAGAAGCTGTTAAGATAGCTCCTCTGTAAGCTGGGAACTGGAGCAATGCTGCACGCTGGCAAGAGCAGGGAGGGTGTTTTCAtggtggctgggttttttttacacaccCTACAAAAGCCTTggaattttttcccctgtagtcAGTCAGCCTGAGAGCTTTGACTCTTGAAAATTTCCACAGTTGATAGTTATAGGAGAAAGGGAGAACCAGATTACATCGGCCGAAGAAGGCCAGATGGATATTGTCTCACAGTTTGAAGCtaagcttgttttttcttcttctttcttttttttttttttttttttaagcaaagtttCAAACCACTTGGAATCTTAAACTTGACTGTGAGATTTCTTTAAAAACGTGCACATGATTAGTTCCAGGAACGGTTTTGATGATTTGGCATCTTCTTGTTAGAAAACCTATCAGCAAATTCCCAAACAGCTCTGGGAACAGCTgcaccctgccagctccctggcgTGTGCCCTGCACCGAGGGCTGGAGCAGGACCGCGCTGGAGCCAGCCGAGCTGTTGCAGCGCCGTCGACACCAAGTCCTCAGCCTCCGGGATGCTGGGTGAACGACTTAGAGGATGATGAGCCTGGAGGGCTCTGTTTTGGGTGAGGATGCTGCTGGTCTGACATGGAAGAAAACAAGCGAATTGTGAAGGGAAAGAAAGTTCCTGTgtcttttcataaaataaaggaaaaaaaaaaacccagttcctGTTATGTTCCTGAGTTTATTTCCTGATTTGCTGAGGCAGTTCAAAAGCATCTGTACAATGAATAGAACCTGTTGTCTTTCGAATTTCCATGGGAGAGGCTGGCTCAAGTGACTTTTTCCTAGGCTCCCCTGAAGCCTTGGAAAACCTTTGCTAGACACATTACGGTCTGTGGCATCGGGCCTAAACAGACCACAGCGAGATGCGGACAGAGAGCTGGCAGAGGTTCGCTTGAGGCCTGGCTGCCTTTAGTTTTTGAAGGATTTTGTGACACTGACTTCGCTCCCTTTCTCAGTTGCAGGGGGCATTAATTCAGCTGGCTAGAGAGACTTCAACCACAGGCAGATGTTTGCTCATGAAGCAGCTTCGCAAACAGCTCGGTCTAAAGCAAAGTTGCCACCCAAGATCTATTCTCTACTGCCCTGTGGCTGGGACACAACAATTACAGTGTAAATGTTCTTAATCCATTTTAGCGTCAAGTCAAACATGCTCGCTCCAATTAGCGCTGAAGATGATGCACTGCACCAGGAAAGCGGAATAATTATACCATTATCAAGTTACTGCATCTCAACTGCAGAATAGTGATTTTTTGAAGAACAACTGACTTACCTGTATTTCTGTTCTATTACACGGTTTCAAAACCTGAGCTGATGATGCCAGGGcagtttattttttgcattttaacatcaACTTTGATCTGCAAGTATAATTCCCACTGATCCGGATGTTGCAGAGTTAAATGTTTCCTCCtgaatcatgattttttttttaatatcttttttttccccccaaataacAAAATAAGAATGGATAACATGCATTACACAGCTTTGACAAACTTTCTGCATATATGCTATGTAATCTGAGATCTGTCACATCAGGATAACTACAGATCCTAGTTGGGATCACAATGGACAACTTTCATTAAATCTGTTATCCCAGAATATGTAAATGAATTATCATAATTCcaacaaaaatattccaaaagaTCAAAATTAAGGGATCTTGAAATGCATTGGTGTTCAGATCAGGGGCCAGTAGTAGCTTGGAAAACAAGGTTTTAAAAGCCAGAAAAGGGTTTATTAGGGTAGGGCACAGTTACAACAGCCAGATGATAGAAAACTTCAGTTACAAACAGGCTTAGCTTAGAATTGTCTTTCCTAGGAAAATAATTGCAGGCTGAATTTCCAAAGTCTAACCTGTTATGAGGCTTCATCAGTGCAAAGCCCAGACATATTATAAATTCTCAGATTATTAGGCATTGAATTAGGTGTTGTGACACAACAGTTTAGGCAGACATTATCTATCCTTTCCTCTCTTACCTGATATAACCGATCTGGGGTCTGTGCTGCAAGAACCAGCGGTAGGAGACTTTGTCCTTCCACCCTACATTTCGGGGGTCCTTCCACAGCAGCCTGACCTGATCATTGGTGTCCCCCGTGTGCCACAGGGAGttgcggaggtgctcgccagggcCTGTCTTGGACTTCACAGCCTGCAGAAATCCCAGAGAAATGTCACTTTCAGGAGCTCCGAGTCTTTTTTGTAGCAGGCCGCAGGTCTGCAGAAGCACCCTCCCTCCTGCTCACAAGCCCCTAAATTCTCTTGCATAAGCACAGCCACTGCTTGCGTGGAAAAGCAACCTGGACCAAGGAGACGGAGGCAATTTGGCCAGTTACAGTCAGAGCACAAAGCGAGCAGAGACTAACACTCCAGCTCATGAGCAGGGGCAAGACGGAAGATGACATTCCTTGAAAAATGGTGCTATTAACAGGTCAGTGTGGCAGGCACCTGACTTAGCCCTTTTGAcactgggagggagcagcagtCGGGCAGCACGGCCGACATGCAGTGTGATGGCTTGGCCAATGCAGGGCATGGCAGCTTAGCCCAATGCAGTCAGACGGTGGGGCGGCGTGGCCAACACATGGCAGGGTGGCATAGCCGGGCTGTGGTGACCACTGTGCCCCCAGCTAGGAGCCACGACCAGTACCTTTAGCTGAATGCCGGGCTCTGCTACAGCTCTGAAGGGAGTCGCTTGCCAGTACGTCTGCTCAGTCTGTTTCCACATTACAACATAAAAGCTAGAGCTGTCTTGATAACCAAAAATAAAGCCAGCGTAGTCATCATCTGTCACCGTGTTCACATGAAAAGTGCCCTCAAAGTCAACGCCGTTAAACGCTGTGTAACCTGAAGATACACGCAGGTTAAAAACAAGTCTGCAGAAAATGCGTTCGCATGCTGTAAGTTTTCTGCTGTAAAATTTGAATCTCAGAAGAGGGTACCTACCAACAGCAAGGCCAGGATCACTGTTCATAGTCTGCACAATCTCCATGCCCTGTAAGAGTAAATTCAGGGTGGTGAGTGTATGACGAGCTGGGTTAGCTCAGCCTGGCAGCGTCTTTGGGCCTCCTCTATAGCAccccctccatccatctcccccGTTTGCTCACAACATGTCTCTAACACTTGTAGCTCTGAATTAAAATGAGAACTATAATCAAATACTAGTGTTTCAGCTGCTTACGTGCCCTGAGTCAggaaaggttttttcttttcccattgcaGAATTGGCCATACTTTCTTTCCCTACCCCAGTCTTCTGTAAATCACTGAACCTGGCCAGAACTGGAGATAGGACTGGAGAGAGGTGGAGGTGGGAAAGAGGGCAAAAGAGGGACGGGGAGGGAAGAGAGCTTTTCCTAGCCTTAGCTCATACTGTTTGATCAAGGAGTTCGGGATTAAACTGGATGCCAGGACTGGGTTAAGGAAGGTGTATACAATCTCAGCTGGCTTGGCAGAGACTTTGTCAGTGGGAATTAATTGCATATTCCTTGTGACTCAGAACATATTAGCCTCCTGAAGGCTAAAATCTGTTGGTGTAAAAAACAGTTATTGGATTCCATCTAGGAGTAAATGCTCTGCTATACAGTGGGTCAGTCTTTCAAATTCTGGGAAGGATTCGTGAAACTGTTTGCCACAGAAATACTTCAATAGGGTGACATAAAAGTCTCGTGTTTCTCTTCTTGGCAACAGAGAAATCCACGCAGAACAAGCTGACCAGCCTGCAATTATTTTAGATTATTACAGGCATCAAGCTTCAACCTATCACATGCTAAAAGAAAGTTCCTTCATTATAGCTCCTGTAAAACAGTCAACTAACCAAGAGCTTCCACTTTCCACTTGTTTGCCAGAGGTCCAGCAATTAGAGACAGTTTTACTGTGgtttttaaataatctttctcAGACAGGTACGAAAGACCAGATGTATTTTTACCTGGTTCAGAACCACCCAGTTGGGATCAATCTGCGCATCCCCCTCTGGGTCCAGCACCACTGTCTGATAGGCCCTGAAGTCCGTCAGCGTGATCTCTGCGTTCTCAGGGCACACATCGATCCGATCAATCACTGTATCCTGGTCAAAATCAGACTCGCAGATATCCCCGACTCCATCACCTGAATGCATCGGAGAAGTGAAAGCAGATTTATGGTGCAACAAGTAGCCACATCTGGCCAAGCCACTGGATCAGGGTGCCTGAGGAGCAGGTGGAGTGTCAGCCCTGATGGCCAcagtgcctggggaggggacctGAGGACTTCTGCCTCAGCCAAAGGGCTTCTGTGTGTTGGGGTCCCTCCTGGGATGAGTGTATGCACACATGGTGACTGTGTCGGATCCTGGGGCACCTGTGTAATGCTTGGGGAAGGATATAGTGCCTAAGCACCAAAATGGCTCCTGAAGGCCCATCTTACCATTATCGTCTTCCTGCCCTGGGTTGGGGACCAGCCTGCAGTTGTCAGGGCCTGGGGGCAAGAGGTCAGGAATGCCATCGTTGTCATCGTCCTCATCACACTCGTCACCCAACCCATCCTTATCCGTGTCCAGCTGAGAGCTGTTAATGATGGTGGGGCAATTGTCTGTGCTGTCCTGGTGCCCATCACCATCGCTGCAAGCACAGAGACGAAAAGAAATGGCACACCACCATCAGCTCCTGCCCCTGCATGGGGGACAGCACAGGTACCTGAGGGGGAAATGCACTGGAGGCACCCCCGGAGCTGGAAACAGACCAGTGGGGCACCATGACCCGGTGTGGCTCAGGTGGATGGACAGCGAGGAGACAAAGAACAAACAGAGACTGTATGATAAGGTGGCAGGATGATGAAGACTAAGCCTGGAGCTATAAAAATACTcagataaggaaaagaaaaagaagccttACATGGAGTGGGAAAAGATACCAGAGCCCAAGATCCCAAATGACATCCACTCTCAAAGGAGATCCTTTGAGATCCACAAAGGATCCGCACATCCAACAAGGACAGGGTCACCAATCAAAAGGCAACCAGGAGACAGCATGAGCTCCACAGCTAGTGTCCCTTGTCAAACATGTTGTCCACAAGCATCTTGGTGCTCCTGAATACACAAGTGTGAGTGTGAATGAAAATTTACGGGAGACTCTGCACGAGCACCTGAAATCAGCCTTGATTAAAAACAAGCACCACTTTCACCCTCCTGCACAGGAAGTTTTGTCACATTATGGCCCCGCAGAGAAACCGTGCAGTAAGAGAGGAGAAAGCCTGTAGCTTCCAAACACCCTGCCAGCCCATGGCTGCACCAGCTGTTACAGTGAAGAGTCACCAGGAATGGGGAGACAGACTATAGAACAGGGTTTGAGAAGTTATGGCGTGGCTGCATTCTTTCTCCATGCCAACAGTTAAGTGCATCTGTGCAAAAAAAATGCCCTCAAGTCAGCTTTTTTGTACACACACCACAAACAAAATGGTTTCTGGCGATAAACAGGCCTCTTTCCCCTAAGTAGCTTTTTGCCTagcacaggcagagcagaaaTGACATGCAGACAAATTAGGGCAGTGCTGCAGCTTATGGCTACGCATAttcccacctctctctccctgcttaAAAAAAGGTGCTTCAATTTTAGGTCAGAGCAGCTAATGTCTGCGCATTCTTGAGATAAAATGCAATGAGGACTATGCATATATATCTATTGCAATGTTAACCTCAGGCAGAGCTACAGCGTTTCTACCAGACAATGCTTCATACACATTAGTTaggtttgaggaaaaaaagaaaaactgcttttttaaaacaggaaaaaaaacccaaagccatgTCTACTTAAAAGTAaaacagctgccagctgggggcCATGGCAGCTACTGGCCAAGACTGGGAAtgctccctgtggggctggggaagtgGGCTACCCGCAATTATCGCCCCAGACAGCCGCACCCACCAACAGCACTGGGGTGAGACCTTACAGATATCTGTGGCTGGTGAAACGCTGTGCCAGAACAGCATTTCActtccctttcctcttgctgTAAGTAAGGAGCACGCGGTGGGGGGACTTGCCACCCCCAAAGCTGGTTACGCAGAAGCTGCTTTCAGCCAGCCATTAGCAGTTTGTCATGGGATGTGCTCCCCTGAACGCTCAGGGCATGTAGAAGCCGTTAGAGGAGCCTTGCCGCTCTCCCGGTGCTAAAGCAAAGGGGTTTATCTGCAAACATTTTACACTTGATAATGAAATTCTGTTTCTGAAACACAAGGTTCTTACAGAAAAACATACAGCCCTTAACTGTGAAATTTCTgcgaaagcaaaaaagaaagaaaagaagaatgaaaaataaagaaaagaaaaaagacgtTACCTCACTAAGAAGCTCAGAGCAGTGCTCTGGGTTTTACGGCCAGAGAACTGCTCTGAATGTCACTTCCACAGGAACCCAAAGGAAGCGTGTGTGAACATGGGGCTAAAGGTGAAGGGCTCTGTAACTGTACTGCTACAGGGAGGGGAACCAACAAGGCTCATAAATCATAACGTTGTTTTTGAAATAACGTCTCTTCGAGGAGGTACTGGAATTAAACCCTGGCTAGTTTGAGGGATTACAGCTCTCTAGGAATCTCTCTACAGCTCTCTTGCATGCTTCAGCTCAAGACTAGCCTCTTCCACTTCCCTGCTGCTATTACCAGCCACGACACAGCATACCTGTCCTGATTGGTGTCGCAGGAATCTCCAACCAGGTCATTGTCAACATCCGACtgcaaaaggaaacagagaaagttCCAGTATCAGCTGCTGAGAGCATCTATTAAAATGGGAGTAttaaaccaaaacacaaccaaaccaaatacaaatacaaaataaaagcgtagaaaaacatttgttttacaaaacagattttcttgTTTGCAACATCCATCTCACCAAAAATTCagttttatggaagaaaaaaaccccaaacagacaATGAATAAACAGGGTTAAACTTGATTGGAGCAGTTTAAGCAAGATGAGTAGTTCAAGCCAAGATTCCTCTAGTACTGGAAATAAGTATCCCTCATGTTTCTCTAAAACTTCCAATATTTTTTCTTAGTCATAAGGGGTTTAATCATAATTCAAAACATATGAAAAGACTCACTGACTTCTCACCTTGGAGCAGTGAAAGTTTTGCTCAATAAAGACACCAGGATTTTGTGCTAATTAAAGACATACCAAGTGTAACTAAACCACACCATTGTGTGGAGTCTGGCATTGGACTCCATGGGACCGGAGCACGCTGACATTTCAGAGCATGACAGTAGAAGATACTGGCAGGGCAGAGGCGCTAACAACATCCCAAGCTATGAGAATACACCTGGTGGCTTCCCTTTCCTATGCTGGGAGAGTTTGAACTCCATAAAACTTTCCTGAATACCTACTATTAGAAGATAAACCCTGTGGCTGCACGGGCTGCCTCATTCTCTTGCATGTTTTTGGACCTCAGCAGTCCCTCTCCCTAAacaaggatattttttccttctgcctgctAACCTGGTTTGGGTTGCTGACTGTAGGGCAGCTGTCACAGGCATCACCAACACCGTCATTATCCTTGTCCTCCTGGTCTTGGTTGGGGATCCTCTGACAATTATCTAAAAGGTTCTTAATACCTAGCGAAAAGTGGATTGGATGTTAGTTAAAAACAATTCCCATATTTGTTATTAGACAACATAAACATCAAGAATAATAAAGACATTATTCCTTTTCAGCAACTACTTAATCTTGCAATCTTTCTTATGTGTGCATCCGTTCGTTTAACAGAAGTTGGAAACACCTTGCTAAAGAACAGCTTTCAACCCCATCACACACACTTCATTTCTTACATACAATTCACTCTATCCTGTTCCTGTATCACAGCTTACAGGATGGGATGTTTCACCTTCGTTATTGCATTTGAAGGGCTGtgattttttcacttctttcaagCCTGCTACAGCAATGAAAATAATGCATTATGTAGCATCTGGGCATGTGGGACAGGCAACAGCTGGGTACTCTGGGACACGTTTGCACCTTTAAGGAATTACTGAATGACCAACGACCTTAACTTATGCATGAAACATGGCTTGTTTTATCTGTTACAGTGTTCAGTGCTTCCAACAGAGGCTAAAAGATATATATTAATCTAAATAAAAAGGATTCCAAACACGGGTTTCATGAAGAAAGACAATGTGTTGCTGGTGACAGGAAACCTCCTAACACACAGCATGCTCTGGGCAAGTTTCAAGAACATCAGAGAAGCTGGAAGTGAAGAATTACCAACCGTCTCCATCCATGTCATCATCACAAGCATCTCCTTTCCCATCACCATCTGTGTCCCTCTGGTCATTATTCAGGACATTGCGGCAGTTGTCACAAGCATCTCCAAAGATATCTTGGTCACCGTTTCTCTGGTTAACATTGGGAACCAAGACACAGTTATCCTGCAAGAGACACAGATGCAAATCAGACATGAACCAGGCTCTGAGTCTTTAATTTCTACTTTAGTGAGTTTATACAACTCTTGTATTTATTTCTACTTTCACAAAAAATGACTACTGTGAGCAGTTTGACATTTAATGTGACTATTAATTCTGGATCTGATTTCACTGACTCCCTCAAAGTTCTGCTTTGAACCACACCGTAGGAACCCTAAACATAAACACCCAGTATCATAAAGCTTTACTTGGGATGCATCCATGGTGAGTAACCTGTTTTAGTGCCCTGGCTTCCTTACATGGTCCTTCTGAACAGCTGCTGTTCAGAGACCCTGACAGGGTTGTAGATGCTCTCGGTGAAAGGCGGTTGCCCCCTTCTGGTAGAGATTCAAACCAAAGCTGAAACAATTGGAAAACCGGGACTTTTTGATGAAAAAAGGtgcaagctgttttttttttcgtCAATCAAGCTGTTACTGACTCTCTAAGATCATCAGGAGGCAAATGGAGATAATTTTATTTCAACGTGTTGTAAACGTTCCTCTCCTATCCTCATCCTCTTGCACACATGGAGGCAGAACACAGCTTAGCAACAATATGGAAGTTACTTGATTGCAAAGGTGTTGAAATTGCATATAGATTTACAGTTGAAGGAGAATCTAACATCCTTCCTTACAGAACATTAATAAAACCAGTTGCTTCAAGCTTCCAGGATTGTCTTCTGTGGCAAAACAGCCTGAGACAGACCTTCTGTGATGGCTAGTCTGCCCAAGCTCCACAAGGACATTTGTACTCTGGACAGAGTGTTCTTGTCTTCCTTGGGAGTGCATTAAGCAATATCACAGAAGGATCTTAATGTAGAGTAACGGTGGGCATGTGAGGATACGGGGTGAACACAAAACAGCTTTTACACTCTGAATTTATTCTCTGATAAATTCTGCAGTAGTGTACCCTCATGGAAACCTCTTTCACTTTGCAAACATGATTCAAAGCTTTTTCAAGTTATTGGCAAGACATACAttaatttctgtgggttttggaTCCCTCATGGAATGCGATGTCAGGTAAACCtgccctttaaaaagaaagatactaATGCAAATGTTCCTGAAGGCCATGCTATGCGAGATGGTGACACAAAGACACAAGTTCTGTACACAGAAAGTGCTAGAATTCAATGCTAAAATGTAACAGTGGAACATACACTGGTGAGATTTAAGGCTGGGTGAGACAGCCTGGGTTTTTTAGGTCTTATAAAGCGACCATTATATAAAAGAAAGAGCCAGGATTTAGAGACCTGCTGACAGTGATTGGTATGGGATAATTTCTGGCAAATAGTAGCGAGCCAGATTTCAAAAACCACTGCCTATTGCAGTGAAGTGAAATCCTTTTGTTTTCACAGACCCCTGCACCCTGATCTATACACAGCACCTGCTCGTTGGGAATGCCATCTCCATCCGCATCGTCATCACAAGCATCTCCAATCCCATCACCATCGGCATCTTCTTGTCCAGAGTTTGGGACAAATCTGCAATTGTCCTAGACAAAAAATGAGACACATCTGGTGTTCTATGGGTAAATTGGATGCATTCATAATGTTAACGACTTTTTctattattgttttaatttatcaattaatgaaattaaatacaatttatcCAGAGGAATTCAATAACTTGCAAAAAGATTAATACATCTAGTCATGTTTCTTCCACTCTTCCTCTTCACCCTTTCATGCTCTGAATTATTATAGAATTAAGAAAGAATTTCTTACctttctgcagttttcagcaGAGCATAAGAGTTCTTCATTAGGGTAGCCATCGATGTCAACATCTTTTCCACAAATATAGCCATCACCAGCCCAGCCAATGCCACACTATCAATGAAATACCATGGGTAGTACTACCAAAAGGTTAACGGGTCACTGTAGCAATATTCAAGAAGGAAATCCCACATCCATCTTGAAAACACTAGCATACAGAAGGCATGGACAGACACCGAAGTATGATGAGATACACTTCAGCATCTCTCCATGTggaaagaaaatctttgtttcaAGCTCTCTATATCTACGAACAGCTAGACAGAGCTAAGACTTGATGTTAAATGGAATGTATGCCTGCAACACCTAATGGTTTCAGTGGGACCTATAGATTTCTTTTAGACAGTGGTCAGGAATCAATTTTAGTTCCTCACttgcagatggagaaaaagaaaagaggggacCTAGGCAGAACATGCATCTAGCATCTCAGCAAAGGACACATGGTTAGATGGGATGACTGTGTGTTGTTCGGTATCTGTAGAATACATctggcaatggttttaaactagagcaaggtaggtttagattagacattaggaagaagttctttacaatgagggtggcgaggcactggaacaggttgcccggagaggtggtggagaccccatccctgcagacattcaaggccaggctggatgaggctctgagcaaccggatctatttgaagatgtccctgcttactgcaggggggttggactagatgacctttaaaggtcccttccaacccaacacattctatgattctgtgatctgcaaCTAGAGCATGTTTTAAGACAAAACTGCGTTGACAGTTATTAAGCCTGCATCAGCAAAGCAAGTGTATTTGCACACAAGTGTCTCCTAGCCAATTAAAATGGTACTGTTTCAAACCAGTGCCTAATTTGTATTGTAACTGAAGATACAGGGACAGAACTGCATGCCAAACACTGGCCTCCCCTTAAAATGAGGACTTGCCTAACACAAGTATCTAGGCATCTTCCCATTACAGCACAGGATTAAAATATCCTAGATTCTTCTTCTTTGAAATAGATGTACTTAAAAATGAGATAAAGCAAGGGCCAGCAGAAGCATGCACTGTATCCAAATTTAGGACACAGGATTAGGCTCTTGCTTCCCCCTGCACACTGTTAAAACTAAGTAATATACTTCAGTTAGACTCTCGCAAtgaaagttcaagtgccacttgGTGTTtctctgctcccagggctgggaagcacAATACAGGCTACCTGTGCCTAGAATCTGTGGTCTCGCTTGGAAAAATACTGTATCAGCAGGCAAATTACAGACACGTTGGGTGTGCAGAGAGAGATCCCTACTCACAGCTATGTAGCTGAGCACCAGGAGAGGAATTCGCCCTTGCGATGTCTTCTGTAGAGTGACACTCAACAGCACTTTCTGAGGAGACTACAGAAAGTCTATAAAAGCCATTCCCAAAAGATCTAATGACACAGTAAATACGGTATACGAGTATGGCTGCCTTACAGACAtgctgcaagaagaaaacaattgCAAGACAGACTCAGTCTGGTTATTTCCATACCTAGTCTGGGCCAGTGTGCCACAGTCTGGTTAAAACACCCAACTATATAAAATGACCGCAAAGACTTTCTCAGTTCCAGCCtaaaaaagactatttttcacTGTATAAATGCATGAATTTATGAACTCACAGTACATGTCACCTCTCCTCGCTTCTCCTCAATACAACGAGCATGAACGCTGCATGGATTGAGGGCTCGATTTCTGCAGCTCCTCTCAGCCTGGCATCCTCTG
Encoded proteins:
- the THBS4 gene encoding thrombospondin-4 isoform X1 is translated as MGWEHGAALLLLLPLALQLCPGRAAPPAPRVFDLLPYSNKRMVTNFLQQALGDPTLNEVYLLSTFKLQPKSTATIFGLYSSADNTKYFEFTVMGRMNKVVLRYLKSDGRLNSVIFSNIQLADGKPHAVILWLSGLQQESSTIELYLDCLQVGAIQDLPKAFSALSQRSAAVELRTFQEKPQDTLDELKLVTGGTLAQVGNLQDCFLQQIEPVPQYTGDFNRQLMGQMMQMNQILGDVKDLLRQQVKETTFLRNTIAECQACGLGTVNFPTQLPRRSKPKCEVNSCFRGVRCMETAEGFQCGPCPEGLTGNGVTCSDIDECRYNPCFPGVRCVNTAPGFRCETCPPGYTGPTVQGIGLTYAKSNKQVCLDIDECQNGGLGLCVPNSHCINTLGSYHCGQCKPGYTGDQARGCQAERSCRNRALNPCSVHARCIEEKRGEVTCTCGIGWAGDGYICGKDVDIDGYPNEELLCSAENCRKDNCRFVPNSGQEDADGDGIGDACDDDADGDGIPNEQDNCVLVPNVNQRNGDQDIFGDACDNCRNVLNNDQRDTDGDGKGDACDDDMDGDGIKNLLDNCQRIPNQDQEDKDNDGVGDACDSCPTVSNPNQSDVDNDLVGDSCDTNQDSDGDGHQDSTDNCPTIINSSQLDTDKDGLGDECDEDDDNDGIPDLLPPGPDNCRLVPNPGQEDDNGDGVGDICESDFDQDTVIDRIDVCPENAEITLTDFRAYQTVVLDPEGDAQIDPNWVVLNQGMEIVQTMNSDPGLAVGYTAFNGVDFEGTFHVNTVTDDDYAGFIFGYQDSSSFYVVMWKQTEQTYWQATPFRAVAEPGIQLKAVKSKTGPGEHLRNSLWHTGDTNDQVRLLWKDPRNVGWKDKVSYRWFLQHRPQIGYIRARFYEGSDLVADSGVTIDTTMRGGRLGVFCFSQENIIWSNLKYRCNDTIPEDFQEFQAQQFGVGDI
- the THBS4 gene encoding thrombospondin-4 isoform X2 encodes the protein MGWEHGAALLLLLPLALQLCPGRAAPPAPRVFDLLPYSNKRMVTNFLQQALGDPTLNEVYLLSTFKLQPKSTATIFGLYSSADNTKYFEFTVMGRMNKVVLRYLKSDGRLNSVIFSNIQLADGKPHAVILWLSGLQQESSTIELYLDCLQVGAIQDLPKAFSALSQRSAAVELRTFQEKPQDTLDELKLVTGGTLAQVGNLQDCFLQQIEPVPQYTGDFNRQLMGQMMQMNQILGDVKDLLRQQVKETTFLRNTIAECQACGLGTVNFPTQLPRRSKPKCEVNSCFRGVRCMETAEGFQCGPCPEGLTGNGVTCSDIDECRYNPCFPGVRCVNTAPGFRCETCPPGYTGPTVQGIGLTYAKSNKQVCLDIDECQNGGLGLCVPNSHCINTLGSYHCGQCKPGYTGDQARGCQAERSCRNRALNPCSVHARCIEEKRGEVTCTCGIGWAGDGYICGKDVDIDGYPNEELLCSAENCRKDNCRFVPNSGQEDADGDGIGDACDDDADGDGIPNEQDNCVLVPNVNQRNGDQDIFGDACDNCRNVLNNDQRDTDGDGKGDACDDDMDGDGIKNLLDNCQRIPNQDQEDKDNDGVGDACDSCPTVSNPNQSDVDNDLVGDSCDTNQDSDGDGHQDSTDNCPTIINSSQLDTDKDGLGDECDEDDDNDGIPDLLPPGPDNCRLVPNPGQEDDNGDGVGDICESDFDQDTVIDRIDVCPENAEITLTDFRAYQTVVLDPEGDAQIDPNWVVLNQGMEIVQTMNSDPGLAVGYTAFNGVDFEGTFHVNTVTDDDYAGFIFGYQDSSSFYVVMWKQTEQTYWQATPFRAVAEPGIQLKAVKSKTGPGEHLRNSLWHTGDTNDQVRLLWKDPRNVGWKDKVSYRWFLQHRPQIGYIRHHPRGLSRISSSAIWRWGYLSKAKLTLLLQTIYFKSLYDCCCKSAHRSLFSLM